Part of the Bos indicus isolate NIAB-ARS_2022 breed Sahiwal x Tharparkar chromosome 29, NIAB-ARS_B.indTharparkar_mat_pri_1.0, whole genome shotgun sequence genome is shown below.
tggacatgtgagagacacacagacacacggacgtgtgagagacagagagacacagagacacacagacatgtgagagacacagagacacacagacatgtgagagacacagagacacgtGGACATGTAAGAGACATATAGTGAGAGCGCAAACCCACCCGTCAAGTGAAGGAACCGAAGCGCAGCACAGGACTGTCGCCTTTCTCATGAGAAGGCGTCCTCAGGAGAGAGCCAGACAAGCTGGCCTCAGCGCCTGGGGAGACTGGCCCTGCAGTGGGTCATCCGAGAGCTGCTGGGGGACCAGGGCTTCATGCCGCCTGGTGACGAGGTCCCTCTCTAGTGACCCCTGAGGAGTTGGGACAGGCTGGGGGCCAGGCTGCTGCGGGGTAACTGCTCCGCTCCAGGCTGTGGTGGGAGCCCCAGAGAAGCAGGGCTGGTCCAGCGCACACTGGACACAGCTCCCTTCTGAGGGCAGCGAGCAAGGGCCggtctgggaggcagggagggtgaGGCGCAGCCTGACGGCCCAGGCAGGAGGCAGCGCGGCACAGCGAGGGCAGCCCAGGCTGGAAGGTCTGCCCTGCCCACCAGCTGTGCAGCCCTGGGCAAGTTGCTTTAACTCTCTGAACCAGTTTTatattcattgtaaaaaaaataataagagaagTAATAATGCCTACAGGATTGTTGTGAGGGTTTAAACAGGAACACGGGCTGTCCCCGGCACAGAGCAGGCCTTTGGTGAGCTACCTGCTCTCACTCCCAGAGGCATGTTTTTCCCCCAGTGGTCGGTTAGTCCACTTCCTGAAGTTATTAACAGTTTTTCCCCTCCTTTGTGATAGCAAAACCCCGTGTCTGCATCTCCCATTCCCAGCGGCACCAACAGCCCAGCCCCTAAGAAGAGCACTGGCAGTGTGGATTATCTGGCCCTGGACTTCCAGCCGAGCTCCCCGAGCCCCCACCGCAAGGTGCctagggtgggagtggggggtggtCCCACTGAGCTCCAGGGGCCCTGGGGGGAGGGGTCCTGGAGGCCAGGGGCCTCATCCGGCTGGGCTGCACTGAGGTCTGGGTCTCAAGTGGGCTGATGCGCCCTCAGCCTCAGCACTCAGGCACCCTGAGTCCACAGGCCCTcgtccatccacccatccctccCCTCACCATGCGATTGGACAGATGAGCACACACAGAGTCGTGATCCGCTCAGGATCACGTGTGAATCTGTGACAGAGCTGAGATGCGGGGATCATGTGTCCCGGTGCTGAGCTCTTTGAGAATGCGCTGTCCAGGCACAGCCTGCAAAAGGCATACCcgcaccccacccaccccacccccagaggcACATTTAGCTGCCGGGTCCCGACAGCAGCACTGACACAGTCCCCTCCACCCAGGGCGGCTGTGCGTGCTCACCACGCTCCCCCACAGAGCCCTGCAGCTGGCGCTTGGTGGCGCCTGCCCAATTCCCTCTCCTGGACAAGGAGCCACGGGGAGTGGGTGGAGGCCTGGACCCAAGGAAGGGCCTGGGTCCCCTCAGAACTGCAACAGCAAGAGGGTTGGCAGAGGCTGTGGCATTGAGCAGGAGGAGGGCTGGTGCAAGGTGGAGGTCAGGCTCTACAGGCcactttgagggggaaaaaacaggTCAGAGAGGCAGGTAGAAGCCCATCTCCTCGCCCTGACACCACTCAGGAACAGCCACCTGTTGCTCCCCACGTTACGCTAACTCACAGCCCCTTCACCTCCCTGGCCTGTCCCCCAGCCATCCACATCATCGGTCACTTCCGACGAGAAGGTGGACTACGTTCAAGTGGACAAGGAGAAGACCCAGGCCCTGCAGAATACCATGCAGGAGTGGACAGACGTGCGGCAGTCCTCGGAGCCCTCCAAGGGCGCAAAGCTGTGACACCCCGTGCCAGGGAGGGGCCCAGAGGCCACGTCTGCAGAGCCGGCCTCCCTGTCTTCTTGCCCTTCGCCTCTCCAGCGTGCCCTCCTGcccacctcctctctcctctgccagTCTGGCCTTCAAAGCACTTGGCATCAGGGACCCTGACTCCTTCGCCCTGGGAGGCGAGGGCCTGATGGAGGCACTTCCTCCGCCCTCTCCGGGCCCACCTTTGATTTTTATCAGCAATGGCCATCCTACCTTAGTTAGAGCTCTTGCCAAAAAGCATCCTTAAGCCTCCGCCTGCCCTTCAGACCCGAATATCTACAGGATgtgcgggggcggggccgcggctCGAGCTGATTCCCCACCTCACCGTTGGGCCTCCAGCTACTGGGCTCCCCACCTCGGTCCCAGAAGAGGCCACATTGTCCTGCTGACCAGGCACCCAAGGATCAGCAGGCCAGTGTGGACACGGTCTTCCTTGACAGGGGCGGGGCGAGGCCACCTAAAGGCGGAGGAGCCGCGGGGGAAGGTCAGAGACCGTCTTGAGGGACAGAGGAATTAGAGCCCGAGACACGGAAGGGCAGTGGAGCCCCGCAGGGGTTTCGGGGCAGCCCCCCACTTTCAGGAGTGGGAGATGTGGaaggagggagaggctggggacAACCGGCCACCGAGAACACGGAGCGGGGCTCAGAGCCCAGGAGATGGGGAGACAGATGCTGTGGGGCCCGGCCCCTGGGAACGTGAAGCACCAGGCTGGCTCTGCTGTCCGGGACAGAGAGCCTTCCCCCTGACCTTGCCAGCCTGGAGGCGCCGCTCTGGACAAGGCTTGGACTGTGCTGGGTGACAGCGTGGGGGCGGGGGCGCCACCATGGCGAGGGGGGGCCGGTGGAGCTGGTGGGGGGGTGACGCGGGGTGCAAGCGGGACGTGCAGGGGTGGGGGTACCGAGGGGCCACCCTGGGACAGCCTGGGCGGAGGCACCTGGGGGTGCCCGGGACTGGCATGGAGACGGCACAGCAAGTGAGCTTCTTCTGTAAGACGGGCGGCGCAGCTGGGGCGGCTGagagttggggtgggggctgtggggTTTGCGCCCCACCCAGCACGCCTGCCGGAGAGAGAGCCCCCGGCAGTGCCGCGGAGGCGCAGGCTGAGCAGAAAGGGATTGGTGACGTCACTGTCGGGGAGCAGCTGGCTTGGTGGCAGGCGAGGGCAGTCCCCAGGACTGACGGACGGCGGGTGGAACAGAGCCCCGAGGATGTGGCAGGGTGGTTGGTGGCTTGTGCCCTCCGACTGAGGTTTGTGCAGGGCCCAGGAAAGGTTAGGGCGTGGCCTGGTGCCCAGTCAGCTCAGGTCACCCGCTGTTGCCCTGTGGAGTCCCAGGTGCCCTGTTGGACTCAGGCCTGGCTACAGGGACAGGAAAGGGCAGGGCTGGAAAGGCCCCCAGGTCGGTGTCACCCTCTGCCAGGACAGAAGTGGGGCATCACCCCCAGGCTCCTTCTCCCAAGTCTGGGGAGGGAGACTCTCTTATGTTAAAGTTCTtcgccaaatttttaaaaagtttcagagGCAATTGGATGGACCAGCTGTTTTATCCTACCCTGGGGAGAACAGGCCTTCTTCCTCCAAAAGAAATGAGTTCTGACCCTACCTAAGGGAGGTGGCTGCTGCTCACCTTTCTGGTCCTGTGagcgtgtgtacacacacacactcaccccctCAGCAGCCTGAGGCCTGACTGTACTCTGTCCTGGGAGAGATGGTCTCAACAGGTGAGAACTCTTCCTAGTATTAGTCACATCAACTCAGTTAAGTGATGGCAGCGGCTGCTGTGGCCAGGTCTGGACTGCACCCTGAGGACACAGGAGTTAATCAGACTTTGTGTTTGAGAAGGTCACGCTCGATCAGGAAAAAAGACAAGGACACGTTGATGATAGCCGTGAGAGACTCAAAGCTGGGGATGTGTGGAGAAGTCAAGACCACTTCTCCAGGAGGCTGGTGTGTGGGCAGGAGTGGGGAGGTGTGCAGATCAGGGAATGTGGTTTCTAGGAAAAGCGGGTGCCTGACTTGGCCGGAGGGGAAGAAGGGTCAGATTTTTAGAGGAAGGAGGGTGGGTCTGGGCTCCAGTGGAGGAAGATGGAGAGACTTGTGCTTTGGGAACAGGAGACCTTTGGGAGAATGGGCCCAGGCCAGGCCctcagcagcagcaaggcctTGGTGTTCGCACAGATGAAGTCGTGATGGTGGCAGTGGCCTACCCTGGGCAGGGTTTGGTAGGTCACTGCCCAGCCCTGTGTCCCTTTAGGGCCCTCTGCAGACAGTCTCATACGGCAGGGCTTTGAATGGtacgcccacccccaccccagaggcTACAGGTGGGCCCAGGTATGGATGCGTCAGTTCCCAGTATCATTCCCTATTGATCATCAGGTGCCCTAATAATGTCAATGTTTTCCGAATGTGCCATAAGGTGAGTGAGACTGGTTGGAGTCTCGAGAGATGGAGGTGTTCAAATCTAACCTACAAGGAGGCCTCCCTCCAGCTCTTGGTTCCTCCAACCTCCAAACCCTTAGGGTGGAGGCGGCAGCAGAGACTGCTGAAAACAGAGACTTGGGGCTCAAAAGCCCCAAGTACCAGGTGTCTTGAGATTTCCCTCGGTGGCTCAGAGTTCACCTCTGTTGGTGGCCCAGCGTGGACGGAGACCCCAGGAAGCCCTGCATCAGCCAGCAGAGCCCCCTCCTGCCTGGGGCtcccaggagcagcagctgtcCCCTCCTGGTCCGGCTCCCCCGCTCCGCGGGGTCAGAGGCAGGGAGGAGTGCCTGCAGGGAGCTGTGTCTCTTCCCCACTGGTGGGGTCAGCTGGGCGCTGAGGCCTTGTCTGTGGCTGTTCCCTGCTCTGTGACCTGTCTTGAGGGCCAGTTAACCCAGTGCCCTCCCTAGACCTGATTGCAGTAACTTTTACATTCGAAACCTTCAACTGCGTCCCATCCCTAGGACAGAAGCACAATGGTTCTCAGCCTGCCCCGGGGCTAAGGCCCCCAGCTGTggccaccccaccctgccctgcccacagCCCTCTGAGGGAGCTCCGGAAGCTGGAAGCAGAGCACGGGGCAGGAGGGAAGTCGGTGTGTCCTTCCCCTCTCCGTCCATCCGTCCGTCCTGCGCACGGCGAGCGTCAGAGGCTGCGCACAGGAGCACCAAGCTGCCGCCTTCTGAAACCCACTGACCTCTTCGGGGGACCAGTGGGCCGTCTGCCGTGGGGCTGGCGTGTGATATTTGGTGGTGTGTGTTCTTATGTGTTTGTTGGTTACACGTGTCTTGAAATGTAGAATCATTTTCCACGGAATCATTGCTTTATCAAGGAGAGaaaatgggctggaagaagcctgGTCTTAGGTTTCTGGCCCTGTTACCATTTAAAATtgacatttaatttttcaaatcgCTGTTGGTGCCTAATCACTTAAGttattaatttattgttttctttaaaaaaaaatgtaacatgtATTTATCCTGtaagtaggtctggggtgggatgggaatgCGTTCACAGGCGTCCTGTTTTTGCGGTGGTGGCACAGGCCTGGAGCTTGCAGGGCCCTTGTTACTGGAGGCGGAGCTAGATGACAATAAAGTCCGtgagaagaaagcagagaggctGCGGCGTCTGCCTCGTCcggggggcgggcggcgggctTCACAGGACAGCGGTCCTCGGCCAGACGGTCCGCCCCCATCCCCGGCCACTCCACCTTCCGCTCAACAGGAGCCAACTGGGGACCTTTCCTGGCTGTAAGAACAAGTGCGAATCCCCCTTACCTTGGAATCTGTATTCCTGGTGTGTGAAATGGAAGTAATAGCAACCTCTGTCCGCTCATCTTTCTTAAAAGGCGCGCTGGACCACAGAGGTGAGTTCTGAGTATGACCTTTCGGTCTCTGACAGACCCGTCAGCCCACCTGCGCTGGTCCGAGTCTCGGGGCTCTGTGGGCTTTGGGGCCAAAGCTCAGCTCTTCCACTGTAGCCCAGGAAGCCCCCGGCCAGGCCGTCACTGTGCCAGGTTCCCAGATGGGCAGGCCCTGAGGGCTGCAGGCTGCTTTGCTCCTGGCCTGAGCCCACTCACCCAGGTTCTCCGGGGTAAGAAAGGAGTGTGGGAGCAGCCGCGAGCTCCAGGCATCCAGGAGCTGATAGATGAATCCGTCTACAGCGTCCTGTCTGGGTGGCCCCAGCCTGTGCACCCATCCCTCCAGAGTCAACCCCCCCTAATCTGGGCACATCCCGGCCACCAGGCCTCACATTTACACAGCACTTCTGTGCAGGGCACACTCACCTCCCTGGTGCAGCATGCAGGTCGGCAGGGCAAGGGGGTGTCCCTGCCTTCCTGCCCAGAGACCGCGAGAAGCCATGGCTAGAGCGGGAAGAACGACAGCTTTGAAGGCTTCAGAGAACCTCTTTTTATTCCTGTTTGACACTCTGGTTCTCTCCGCTCCGTTTAGAAAGGGTACAGCAGTGTCAGGGCACAACGCGGGCAGTATCTGCTCCCCACCAGCCCCGGGGACCGTGACCAACAGCTGAGGCGCTGAGCCAGCCAGCGTCCCTCAGGACAGACGtcgtgagacacacacacacacacacacctgcagtaAAATAAGGACTCTCTCTCGTACCCAGAAGGGGGCATTCTCAGGCACTGAGGCAGGAGAGGGGGCTAAGCGGCCGTCCTTCCCCTCTGCATTGCtcgcggggagggggcgggggtgccTCTCTAATCCCGCGCCAGCCTGCTTCCCACCTGCGCGCCTCACAAGAGGACAGCGTCGGCACCCACACACACCGCCTCAGTCCCCTCGGAGAAGCAAGATGCGGCCGGAGGGGCGACACGCAGCCCCTTGTTTATGCTGGGGCTGGGACCCTCCTCAGGTCTGTGCTATAGACACACAGGATTGTCGTCTGAAAGGAGCTGGACGGGAACTGCTACTTGATGGCAAACACGGGGCAggagctgaggcccagggagtGTCCATCTCGGCTTCTCCAAGCTGACCACAACTCTCAGGTGCAAGTCTTAAGGGGGCCGATCCCAGCGTGGGGGCCCGAGGGCAGTTTAAGGGGCTCGGGTCTCACCTCCGCCTCTGAGTCTCTGTGCCTGCCAGGCTGAGGTCGGCAGCCCCTGCTCCATCGCTCTCGCCCTTGGAAGGGGCTGCCTCCATGGCCTCCCCCAGACCCCACCTGGCTGAGCGCCTCTGCCCGGGACCTGGGCCCCCCACCCCGAGGTTGGCTGTGGCACCCCACAAGCGAGATCGGGCTGAGGGGTGGGTCGAAGGTTCCCATCAGAAGACCAGTCTGTTAAAGTCACCACCGCTGCCACCTGCAGGGCCGCAGCCCCCAGGAGGGCCTTTGTCCTCGTCTTTGTCGTCGTCAAAGCCCCTCCGCCAGTGTGGGGACGCGGGGAGCGCGGAGATGTAGGCCGCCCTGCTCCGCgcctccttctcctgctcctGGAAACAGATGGGGATGGAGCAGGAGGCTTCAAACGTAGGCTCTGAAGCCACAGTGCCCCCTtcaccacccaccccacctcccgcGGCCACCCAGCCCTTCGGAGCTTCACCCCTGGGGAGGGCCCCAGAGCCGGGCACAGAGGAGAGCCCCAGCTTCCCCCCAAGGGCACTCCTGCTCAGCCGGAGGATGGGAGGGCCGGACCCACAGCCATCCTGTATCTAGGCTTTGAAAccattcctcctcccctcccagtaTAAGCCCCCAGCACCCTGGAGAAAAGGAACTCACTTCCACTGACTAGACTGAACTCCCAGCACCTCACTTCTACTGAGGTGAACTTCCACTACTAGACTGAACAGCGGACAGGGGCCTCAGGTGGCACCTGGAGGAGACAGTCTAGAGACTTCAAAGGTCACCTCCTGCCCCACCAGGACCTCTCTGCAGGCTTCTTTCCTGTCGAGGCAGGAGGGACAGACTCTGCCGAGGAGAAAGCTCTCCCTCCTGCCGCGCTGGGGCCTGCCCTGGAGACCCCTCACCACTGGCCCCAGACCCACCTCCCCCTGAAGGACTCGGCGGAAATGGAAAAGCAGACCCAGTGTCCCCACCTAGGTGCTGCAGGCCAGGGTCCAGGTGTGACCACCCAGCTGTTTACGGCAGCATGCCTCACGCTGCTCAGAGCCCTGGCTGTTTCACTGCTAAGTGATGCCACCCTAGACTCTTTGGAGTTGGCACAGTGAGACGGCAACCCTCCCAAAGGCCTTTCCCACCCACTCGTATCCACTACTCATGGAGCCCCTCCTCCAGCACACGACAGCTTGATAAAGAAACGGTCCTTCCTAATATgtgttgaaaagaccctgatgccgggaaagattgaaggcaggaggagaaggggacgacagaggatgagatgcctggatggcatcactgactcgatggacatgagtctgagtgaactccgggagttggtgatggacagggaggcctggtgtgctgtgggttcatggggtcacaaagagtcagacatgactgagcgactgaactgaactgaatgtgtgtcCCTCTAAAGCAGGAGGTCTGTCTGgcgcactgatttttttttccccagcactGAGTGAGGTGAGTGgatcaaaggaaaaaggaaaagactctgagagaGGAGCAGCAACTTAATCCGAGCCAGTGGGCTGCTGGAAGCCCGTGGGGGTCTGCTCACCTGCAGAAAAAGAATGTTGTCTTTGGAAATGGCTTCCATCAAGTCCTTGTGGAGGGTGGGCTCTGCCCGGGTGCGGGGTGAGCCAGGCTCGGCCTCGGACCCCTCCTCGGGTCGCTGCCGGTAGAAGAGCACGTAGGCCGTGTCCTTGGGGAAGAAGGAGGTGACGTTGCTGACAGACTCGAAGGAGGAGAAGGACACCCGGGTGTCGTTGAACAGGTACCACTGGTTGTCGGGCTCCGGCCGCTCGGCGGCTCCCAGGGCCGGGGCGGGCCGGGCGGCGCCCTCGCGGGCGTAGCAGTAGTAGTGGCCGCTCTCGGAGGACAGCCCCGAGTGCACCACCACGCTGCACAGGTCGTAGGCCTGGCCCCGGCCCCCGGCCAGCGGCAGGCGCAGCAGCAGGGGCACAGACACGTCGTCCAGGATCTTGCGGCGCCGCATGGTGCGCAGGTCGAAGGAGAAGCGCAGCAGCGTCAGGATGAGGTAGCGCGGGCCCTGGCTCAGCTCCACCACCTTCTCGGCATCCTGCAGGGACGCGCACGACTCGCAGTGGTAGCGGTTCTCTGACGTCAGCCTCTCGGGCGACAGGAAGTAGTTGACCAGGTCCAGGACCGAGCGGGAGCCGTCCCCGGAGGCGGCCGCAGCACTCTGGAGGGTCCCTGGGCCCGGGCCGGCAGCCGCCTCCTCCCCATCAGCcgccgcctccttctcctcctgggcctccttctctttctcctccaccttctcttcctcctccaccttctccttcactttcttcttcacctcctcctccttgtcctgggccgccctctcctcctccatctccttttccttctcctcttccaccttcttctcctcctccaccttctccttctcctcctccaccttctccttctcctcctgggctgccctctcctcctcctcctcctccaccttctcctttactttctcctcctcctttaccttctcctcctcctccaccttctcctccacctccgccttcaccttctcctcctcctcctcctcctcctcctctcccgccgcctcctcctcctctgtgctctcccctctctccaccttctcctcctgcccgctcTGCCCCCCGAGGCCATGGGGGCCCAGGCCTTCCATGTCCAGGATGGTGGGGGGGACGCCCCCCGTGATGCAGTGCTTCCTCTGCCTCCGAGGCCCGGCGCTGCCTGGCTCCTGGGCGCCAGCGTCCTCCGCGGGGAGCATCACTGAGcccaggcggcggcggcggtggtggtgatggtggtggtggcggcggcaGCGCTCGGGCGGGGGGAAGGCGAGTGAGAGGTCCGTGAAGGCCTCCTCCCTGGAGGAGACGTTGAGGCAGCGGAGGCAGCATATCCGAGTCACGATCTTGCCCCCGAACATCTTCTCCACGGAGGTGGCGCTCGGGCCGGGGGGCTCCTCTGGCGGGGAGGGCGAGCTCGACTGCTTGAGCTTCTGGCAGATCCTCGTCCCGGTCTTCTCCTCTTCGTGCAGCCTGGCGCGGGGAGCAAAGGGCTTTCGTCCACACGCATGGGTCACACACGTTTATACACGTGCAGGAGATGGCACAGGGAACACACTTGCACGTGTTCTCAGGACAAGCACGCACGCTATATACTTAAACCTGCATAAAGCTCACAAACCTGCCACAAAAAGCTGTGCACGTGCCCCCAGAGCGCTGATGAGAAAACACACAGGTACACACTCAGGCAAGCACagtgtacatacacacacttacCCTCCCCGGACATGCTTCCCCTCAGCACCTCCAGAACGTGCCCCCACCCGCAGCCCCTGTCCCCATCTTCTCCAAGCCTTCCACAAGCACCGGGCCACAGCCCAGTTTCCAGGAAGAGACAGCGCCGCCCAGGGGCATGGGGCTTCCCCCCAGCACCCTCTGCAGACACGGAGCCCTGAGCAGAGCCAGGCCCCGTCTCCCCTACCGATCCAGCAGGTACTTCAGGTACTCCGAGCAGTCCTGCTGGGTGCCGGGGCTGAACCAGGGTGTCCAGGATGCAGAAAGGAAGTTCTCT
Proteins encoded:
- the USP35 gene encoding ubiquitin carboxyl-terminal hydrolase 35; translated protein: MDKILEAVVTSSYPASVKQGLVRRVLEAARQPLEREQCLALLALGTRLYVSGADELPRRVGCQLLHVAGRHHPEVFAEFFSARRVLRLLQGGAGPPSARALACVQLCLQLLPEGPGADEVFALLRREVLRTVCERPGPAVCAQVARLLARHPRCVPDGPHRLLFCQQLVRCLGRFRCPAEGEEGAVEFLEQAQQVSGLLAQLWRAQPAAILPCLKELFAVISCTEEEPPSSALASVVQHLPLELMDGVVRNLSNDDSVTDSQMLTAISRMIDWVSWPLGKNIDKWIIALLKGLAAVKKFSILIEVSLAKIEKVFSKLLYPIVRGAALSVLKYMLLTFQHSHEAFHLLLPHIPPMVASLVKEDSNSGTSCLEQLAELVHCMVFRFPGFPDLYEPVMEAIKDLHVPNEDRIKQLLGQDAWTSQKSELAGFYPRLMAKSDTGKIGLINLGNTCYVNSILQALFMASDFRHCVLRLTENNSQPLMTKLQWLFAFLEHSQRPAISPENFLSASWTPWFSPGTQQDCSEYLKYLLDRLHEEEKTGTRICQKLKQSSSPSPPEEPPGPSATSVEKMFGGKIVTRICCLRCLNVSSREEAFTDLSLAFPPPERCRRHHHHHHHRRRRLGSVMLPAEDAGAQEPGSAGPRRQRKHCITGGVPPTILDMEGLGPHGLGGQSGQEEKVEEEEKVKEEEKVKEKVEEEEEERAAQEEKEKVEEEKEKVEEEKKVEEEKEKEMEEERAAQDKEEEVKKKVKEKVEEEEKVEEKEKEAQEEKEAAADGEEAAAGPGPGTLQSAAAASGDGSRSVLDLVNYFLSPERLTSENRYHCESCASLQDAEKVVELSQGPRYLILTLLRFSFDLRTMRRRKILDDVSVPLLLRLPLAGGRGQAYDLCSVVVHSGLSSESGHYYCYAREGAARPAPALGAAERPEPDNQWYLFNDTRVSFSSFESVSNVTSFFPKDTAYVLFYRQRPEEGSEAEPGSPRTRAEPTLHKDLMEAISKDNILFLQEQEKEARSRAAYISALPASPHWRRGFDDDKDEDKGPPGGCGPAGGSGGDFNRLVF